A region from the Phycisphaeraceae bacterium genome encodes:
- the cyoE gene encoding protoheme IX farnesyltransferase, giving the protein MMQLTSEAEESLALSQGPVRAGTIRFRDLSLLTKPRITLMVAVTAYLGFAFAARGTMMTSAEYWFTLIVTLIGTSLSCMGACTLNQVIERQTDGLMKRTADRPLPAGRMTARTASGIGLLLSVAGVSVLLLINPLTALLSAITIASYVLLYTPMKRVSSICTIVGAIPGALPPVMGFTAAQNRIGVEAWIMFAILFLWQLPHFLAIAWLYKEDYARAGMPMLPVVDPDGRATSRQILLGCLALLPLGLLPTAMHMSGMIYFIGAMLAGLMFLGFGIALVIGQTRTLARALFFASLVYLPLVFALMVIDRV; this is encoded by the coding sequence ATGATGCAACTCACCAGTGAAGCTGAAGAATCTCTGGCACTGTCACAAGGGCCCGTACGGGCCGGCACTATCCGTTTCCGTGACTTGAGCCTCCTCACCAAGCCACGTATCACTTTGATGGTGGCGGTTACAGCCTACCTGGGCTTCGCCTTTGCCGCCCGCGGCACGATGATGACGAGCGCGGAATACTGGTTCACCTTGATCGTCACGCTGATCGGCACGTCGCTCTCATGTATGGGAGCCTGCACGCTCAATCAGGTCATCGAACGCCAGACCGACGGCCTGATGAAGCGTACCGCCGATCGTCCCCTTCCAGCAGGACGTATGACCGCCCGCACGGCCAGCGGCATCGGCCTGCTGTTGTCGGTTGCGGGTGTGTCGGTGTTGCTGCTCATCAACCCGCTAACCGCTCTGCTTTCAGCGATAACCATTGCGTCATATGTCCTTCTTTACACGCCGATGAAGCGTGTATCGAGCATCTGTACGATTGTTGGGGCCATACCCGGTGCCCTGCCTCCGGTCATGGGATTCACTGCGGCGCAGAATCGAATCGGGGTCGAAGCATGGATCATGTTTGCGATTCTCTTCCTCTGGCAGCTGCCACACTTTCTGGCGATCGCGTGGCTGTATAAGGAAGATTACGCCCGGGCTGGCATGCCGATGCTGCCCGTCGTCGATCCCGACGGCCGTGCCACTTCGAGGCAGATACTTCTCGGCTGTCTCGCCCTGCTTCCGCTGGGGCTGTTGCCCACAGCCATGCACATGAGCGGAATGATCTACTTCATCGGTGCGATGCTTGCTGGTTTGATGTTCCTCGGATTTGGAATCGCGCTGGTGATCGGCCAGACGCGAACCCTCGCTCGTGCCTTGTTTTTTGCGTCACTGGTGTATCTGCCGCTGGTATTCGCCCTGATGGTGATCGACCGCGTATAA
- a CDS encoding heme-copper oxidase subunit III codes for MSQATLNPAAHSHALGGQSHEPVLMAHGSVLKTGIHNGKIALWLFLASEVMFFTGLIGAYIVLRGGQNFSNWPDPTKALNVPLTAANTFLLICSSVTLVWGLQGYQADKIKQGNWGMILTTLFGALFVGVQGFEYYELWHAGVRPDANLFGSCFYAMTGFHGLHVLLGVVALVVLSLMGLCGKFHAKNYAAVELTGLYWHFVDLVWIILFAIVYLM; via the coding sequence ATGTCGCAGGCTACGCTCAACCCCGCCGCTCACAGCCACGCTCTCGGCGGTCAATCTCACGAACCAGTGCTCATGGCGCATGGATCGGTTCTCAAGACCGGCATCCATAACGGCAAAATCGCACTATGGCTTTTTCTGGCGTCGGAAGTCATGTTCTTCACCGGCTTGATCGGTGCGTACATCGTGCTTCGCGGCGGTCAGAACTTCAGTAATTGGCCCGACCCGACCAAAGCACTGAACGTCCCGCTCACCGCTGCCAACACGTTCCTTCTGATCTGTTCCTCCGTCACGCTGGTCTGGGGCCTTCAGGGGTATCAGGCGGACAAGATCAAGCAAGGCAACTGGGGCATGATCCTCACCACGCTCTTCGGAGCACTCTTCGTCGGAGTACAGGGATTTGAGTACTACGAGCTTTGGCATGCCGGCGTACGGCCTGACGCAAACCTGTTCGGCTCGTGCTTCTATGCGATGACCGGGTTCCACGGTCTGCACGTTTTATTAGGCGTCGTCGCCCTGGTTGTTCTGTCGCTCATGGGACTTTGCGGCAAGTTTCATGCAAAAAATTACGCTGCTGTGGAATTGACCGGACTTTACTGGCACTTTGTCGATCTGGTCTGGATCATTCTGTTTGCGATTGTGTACCTGATGTAA
- a CDS encoding cytochrome C oxidase subunit IV family protein, translating into MSTSATTDHGHSNASASHRGAHTVPLWGLFLALLALTAAEVGLFEFWHRTAEHGQPIFPKIAMVLLLLVFTIPKAAIVMVYFMHLKFEKQLIVTFALVPFLASMIAILVTLSDNLTLKNQGKNDNFVPNLAEYNPHANSHAEPGSHDKNGPAGASEPESRDTTHAEPAVVNVSSPAEAPSAASGNHEESAE; encoded by the coding sequence ATGAGCACATCAGCTACCACCGATCATGGACATTCCAACGCTTCGGCGTCGCACCGTGGTGCGCACACCGTGCCGCTCTGGGGCTTATTCCTCGCCCTCCTGGCGTTGACGGCCGCGGAGGTCGGACTTTTTGAATTCTGGCATCGTACCGCTGAGCACGGCCAACCGATCTTCCCCAAAATCGCCATGGTGCTGTTGCTGCTGGTCTTCACGATTCCCAAAGCGGCAATCGTGATGGTCTATTTCATGCACCTCAAGTTTGAAAAACAGCTCATCGTGACTTTCGCTCTCGTACCTTTTCTCGCATCAATGATCGCGATTCTGGTGACGCTCTCGGATAATCTCACTCTCAAGAATCAAGGTAAGAACGATAACTTCGTACCGAACCTCGCGGAGTACAACCCTCACGCCAACAGCCACGCCGAGCCGGGTAGTCATGACAAGAACGGGCCTGCAGGTGCTTCTGAGCCGGAAAGCCGCGACACCACTCATGCCGAACCCGCAGTTGTAAATGTGTCCAGCCCCGCTGAAGCCCCATCAGCAGCGAGTGGAAATCACGAGGAATCCGCCGAGTAA
- a CDS encoding ATP-binding cassette domain-containing protein: MTRAPAITNERTGASDESDAAVRVINLTHTYPPASGRRARRPSASSTGNSSRPALGGVSLSIHPGEFFGILGPNGGGKTTLFRILSTMLRPTSGEVRIFGFDALTSPALAREHLGVVFQNPSLDLKLSAEENLRHQGHLYGLLGADLTRRIDAALSGVNLHDLKNDRVETFSGGMRRRVELAKALLHHPRLLLLDEPATGLDPNARRDVWSLLDGLRSRGVTVALTTHLMDEAERCDRLAILSRGKLVAIDTPSNLKARIGGDVVLIEPESDQAADALAQAIREKFGPWTEKAAPSVVDGRIRFERSDGAALIASVAAVFAGRIRALTVGRPTLEDVFLHLTGEALGQDNAAAETSNTPISHR; encoded by the coding sequence ATGACCCGTGCACCCGCCATCACGAATGAACGCACGGGTGCGAGCGACGAGTCGGATGCTGCGGTCAGAGTTATCAATCTCACTCACACGTACCCGCCTGCCTCCGGACGTCGTGCGAGGCGGCCTAGCGCATCATCGACCGGCAATTCATCACGCCCCGCGTTGGGTGGTGTATCGCTATCTATCCATCCCGGTGAATTTTTCGGCATCCTCGGCCCAAATGGCGGCGGGAAAACAACCCTCTTCCGAATACTCTCAACCATGCTTCGACCGACCAGCGGCGAGGTACGCATCTTCGGGTTTGATGCTCTCACCTCTCCCGCCCTCGCCCGCGAGCACCTCGGCGTCGTCTTTCAGAACCCCAGCCTCGACCTGAAACTCTCCGCAGAGGAAAACCTGCGTCATCAAGGACATCTTTATGGTCTGTTGGGCGCGGATCTGACTCGACGGATCGACGCAGCCCTGTCGGGTGTCAATCTCCACGACTTGAAAAATGATCGCGTTGAGACATTCAGCGGCGGAATGCGCCGTCGCGTTGAGTTGGCTAAAGCTCTGCTGCATCATCCCCGCCTGCTCCTGCTCGACGAACCCGCTACAGGACTCGATCCCAACGCACGGCGGGATGTCTGGTCATTACTGGATGGTCTGCGCTCGCGAGGTGTCACCGTCGCACTGACGACTCACCTCATGGACGAAGCGGAACGCTGCGACCGACTAGCGATCCTCTCCCGTGGGAAACTCGTCGCGATCGATACACCGTCAAATCTTAAAGCCCGCATCGGAGGCGATGTAGTCCTGATCGAGCCGGAGTCTGATCAAGCGGCTGATGCTCTGGCACAGGCGATCCGCGAAAAATTCGGCCCCTGGACGGAAAAGGCAGCCCCCAGCGTCGTTGATGGACGTATTCGATTTGAACGATCCGACGGTGCGGCGTTGATCGCCTCGGTAGCAGCTGTTTTTGCCGGCAGAATCCGCGCACTGACCGTCGGTCGGCCTACGCTTGAGGATGTTTTTCTTCATCTGACGGGTGAGGCTCTCGGGCAGGACAATGCCGCGGCAGAAACTTCGAATACACCCATAAGCCACCGTTAG